The stretch of DNA GAAATCATTGAATTACATCATGACCAGAAATTAGATGCTCCATCTGGCACAGCAGTGAAGACTGCCGAAATGATTACAGCTGTAAGGGAAAGAAAACAACAGGGTCATCCTGATGAGAAAGAAACAATAAGTGGTGCAAGAGGTGCAGAACTTGACGGAATGCATATTCATTCAGTAAGACTGCCAGGACTTGTTGCTCATCAACAAGTATTATTTGGTTCAGATGGTCAGACATTGTCTATTCGTCATGATTCTTATAATCGGACATCTTTCATGTCAGGTGTTAAAATAGCAGTAGATACGGTAATGAAGCAAGACGAGTTCGTATATGGACTTGAAAATATTCTAGAATAGGGGAACTACCATGAATATAGCCTTAATTGCACATGATAATAAAAAGAATGACCTTGTTCAATTTGCAACAGCATACCAAACGATCTTTGCAAAGCACAACCTTTTTGCTACGGGGACAACTGGGCTTAGAATTCAAGAAGCAACTGGATTACCGATTACAAGATACCAATCAGGCCCACTAGGTGGAGATCAGGAAATTGGAGCTATGATCGCAAAAAATAAGATGGATGCAATTTTCTTTTTCCGGGATCCACTAACTGCGCAGCCGCATGAACCAGATGTAACAGCACTCGTTCGTCTCTGTGATGTCTATTCTATCCCGCTAGCTACCAATATGGGAACTGCTGAACTATTAATTAGAGGATTAGATGAGGGCTTCTTAGAATGGAGAAATATTATCCACGAGACCGGTGAAAGTGATGAGCGATAAGCCCTTACATATATTAGCGTTTGGTGCCCATGCTGATGATGTAGAAATCGGCATGGGAGGTAGCGTTGCAAAACTGACAGCAAGTGGAAAAAGGATAGGGATTTGTGATTTAACTGACGCGGATTTATCTTCGAATGGTACTATCGAAATAAGGAAACAGGAAGCAAAGAAGGCTGCTGAAATACTAGGTGTCACTGAAAGATTGTCACTTGGCTTTCCAGATAGAGGGCTCCTGCACAAGGCGGAATACATAAGGGGAATTGCTTCTGTAATAAGAAAATATCAACCTAAAATTGTCTTTGCTCCCTACTTTGAAGACCGCCATCCTGATCATGGGAACTGCGCCCGCCTTGTGGAAGAGGCGGTCTTTTCTGCGGGAATAAGAAAATACCAAACAGAAAATTTTCAAGCACCTCATAAAGTTTCGAGAGTATATTTCTATATGATAAATGGCTTTCATAAACCAGATTTCACCATCGATATCTCTGATACGATGGAGCAAAAAGTCGCAGCCTTGAGGTCGTATAAAAGCCAATTTGAACAAACAGAAACTAGTGTCGAAACCCCGCTGGTAAATGGATACATTGAAACCGTAGAAGCAAGGGAAAAATTATTTGGTCAGCAAGTTGGAGTTGAATTCGCAGAAGGTTTTAAATCAAAAGTGCCAATCCTCTTGAATCGTGACTTGATTGGAGATTAAAAATGAGGAAACTAAAAATTGGAATTACCTGTTATCCCACAGTTGGTGGTTCAGGGGTCGTAGCGACAGAATTAGGAAAAATGCTGGCAGAGCTAGGTCATGAGATACATTTTATCTCATCAAGCATTCCTTTCAGACTTAATAGAATTTATCATAATATTTTTTATCATCAGGTTGAAGTGAATCAATACTCTGTTTTTCAATATCCACCCTATGACATTGCATTAGCTAGTAAAATGGCAGAGGTTGCTAATAGAGAGAATCTAGATATTCTCCATGTTCATTATGCGATTCCACATGCAGTGTGCGCAATATTGGCTAAACAAATGTCCAATGTGGATGTGAAAATTGTTACGACTTTGCATGGGACAGATATAACTGTATTAGGGTATGACCCATCTTTATCGGAAGCAATCAAGTTTGGGATAGAAAAATCTGATATTGTTACGGCTGTTTCTAAATCCTTAATTGAGCAGACTCATGAACTAATTCAGCCGGACAAACAAATTGAAACGGTCTATAACTTTATTGATGAAAGAATATATCAAAAAAGAGATGCAAACCATCTAAAGAAAGAATTTGGGATAAAAGATGACGAAAAGGTTGTCATCCATGTTTCGAATTTTCGACCAGTTAAACGAGTTCAGGATGTTGTAAAAACGTTCGCAAGGATTTCAGCGGCTATGCCAGCAAAATTATTGCTGGTAGGAGATGGTCCCGAGATGACACCTGTGTGCAGGTTAGTGAAAAAATTAGGGTTAACAGATAAAGTTCATCTTCTCGGAAAACAGGAAAACCTGGATGAATTGTATTCAATCAGTGATTTAAAACTTTTATTATCGGAAAAAGAAAGCTTTGGGCTGGTGGCTCTTGAGGCAATGGCATGTGGTGTTCCTTGTATTGGAACAAATGTTGGCGGAATGCCTGAAGTCATTGAGAATGGAAAGACAGGATATATTTGTGAATTAGGTGATATTGACGATATTTCTACGAAAGCAGTATTTCTATTAAGTAATCCACAAATTCATCGGCAGTTTTCTGAAAATGGAGTTTCCGTTGTTACTACAAAATTTAGAGCACAACAAATTGTCGGGCAATATGAGCAATTATATTATAAGCTCTTAAACTAAGGGTGATTATGATGAAGGAGCCTTTTTTATCTGCTGTACCAGTATTAGAGAGAATAGAAACTGCTGGATTTGAAGCATATTTTGTAGGAGGATCTGTTAGGGACTTCCTTTTAAATAAAGAGATAAACGACGTTGATATTGCAACCTCAGCAACACCAGAAGAAGTAAAGCAAATATTTTCAAAAACCGTTGATATTGGGATTGAGCATGGGACTGTTCTTGTTATATATCAAAATCAATCATATGAAATCACAACATTTCGCAGTGAAGCTGAATATGAGGATTACCGCAGACCAAAGGAAGTTTCTTTTATTAGAAGCCTGACAGAGGATTTGCAGCGAAGAGATTTCACCATGAATGCAATTGCGATGGACAAAGATGGGAATATTATTGACCCCTTTCACGGACGAAAAGCAATAAATAATCAGGTCATTCAAACCGTCGGAAAAGCAGCAGACCGTTTTCAAGAGGATGCCTTAAGAATGATGCGTGCAGTTCGTTTTGTAAGTCAGCTGTCTTTCAAAATCGAAGAAGAAACACTTAATGCGCTGATTGATTTGGTACACTTACTTGAAAATATTGCAGTTGAACGAAAGCACGCTGAGTTCGATAAATTACTTATTGGTAATAATCGAAAACAAGCCTTGAAACTTATCCTTCAGACAAATATTTTTTCCTACCTGCCTGGGCTATCGAATCGAGAGGAACGCATTAAATTAATGTTAGAGTACAAGTTTGAAACATTACATACTTGTGAAATGTGGGCATTACTCGTATTCTTTCTGGAAATCGAAAATAGGGCAATAGAGGAATTTCTCAGAGGCTGGAGAATACCATTGAAAGAAATCAGGGAGATTCAACTTATACTCCAGTACCTAAGAAAGAGATTCAAAGGTAGTTGGTCAAAGTATGATTTATATGCAGCAACTAAGGACATTTTCGTATCCTCTGAGAATCTCTTTCTTGTTATAAATGGCATTGAGGACAATGATACCCTGCAACACTATTTAGAAGTGTATGAGGGGCTCCCCATTAAGGCACGCTCAGAGATGAATATAACAGGTAACGACTTGATGGATTGGTTTAACAAAAGCGGTGGTCCCTGGGTGAAAGAGTTATTATTTAAGGTTGAGCAAGCGATAGTAGCAGGAAATCTTGAAAATAATAAAAAAATCATTAAGGAGTGGCTGATGGAGTGCAATCACAACTAAGGAAAGACTTGCTCGACGCCTTTACGAATGCCGACGGAGCCTACTTATCGGGGCAGCATATAGCAGAGCTAATTGGCTGTTCACGGACGGCGGTATGGAAGCATATTGAGGAACTTCGTAAAGAAGGATTTGAGTTAGAAGCAGTACGTCGAAAAGGCTATCGGATAGTGAAAACACCTGAAAAAATAACCGCTGATGAATTAAGACTTGGATTAACCACCAAATTTATTGGTAAAAACGTTCACTACGAGGAAAGTGTGGAGTCTACACAGAAAATAGCTTACCTATTAGCCTATGAAGATGCACCAGAAGGAACCGTCATTATTGCTGAAGAACAGCTTTCAGGTCGTGGAAGAATGGATCGTAAATGGCATTCTCCAAAGTATACGGGCATTTGGATGAGTATTATTCTTAGACCCAACATCCCGCTGCCAAAAGCACCACAATTAACGCTATTAGCAGCGGTGGCAATTGTGCAGGCAATTGAGGATCTTACGGGCTTGCTTCCAGAGATAAAATGGCCTAATGACATCCTTATTAAAGGAAAAAAGGTAACAGGCATATTAACGGAGCTGGAAGCTGAAGCAGATCGCATTAATTCCATTATTATTGGAATCGGAATGAATGTAAATCAGACAAAAGATGATTTCCCTAGTGAACTGCAGCAGATTGCAACATCACTCTCACTCGAAAAGGGAGAAAAGGTAGCTCGAGCTGATTTAATCAAGGGTATTTTTATGAATTTGGAAAAATTGTATTTACTGTATTTAGAAGAGGGATTTCTTCCTATTAAGCTTTTATGGGAGAGTTATGCAATAAGTATCGGCAAAAACATTACTGCCCGTACACTCACTCATTCAATTATTGGTAAGGCTCAGGGGATTACAGATGATGGAGTATTAATCATTGAAGATGAGCAAGGTAAAACACACCACGTCTATTCTGCTGATATCGAATTATAAAAGTTTGCAGGATTTGATGAAAAGAATAACTTGCGATTTTCTGAAATTTTTTTTATAATTCCAATAATGGGCGGTATCCTTGTGAGCTGCACCTGAAACTATTTTTATAATTTAAAAGGTTTCTGCCTAGATCCGTATTACGGACCGGGACAGAGGGATAGAACATGTAAGAGTACCAAGATCCTCTGCCTTCAGATGGATCTTTTTATTGTGCTCTTTTTAATCCCCTCTTCCTACAAATAAGGAGGGAATGTTGATGAAGCAAAGTACAGATTTCTTGAAAATGAAGGAAAGTAATGAAAAAGTCGTCATGCTCACCGCCTATGATTACCCATCTGCAAAGCAGGCAGAGGAAGCAGGAGTGGATGTGATTTTAGTTGGTGACTCTCTTGGTATGGTAGTACTCGGATACGATTCAACCATTCCAGTGACGCTGGAAGATATGATTCATCACACAAAAGCAGTAAAACGAGGGGCGAAAGATACGTTTATCGTCGTTGATATGCCGTTTTTAACCTATCATTTATCAATTAAAGATACATTACTAAACGCTGGCAGATTGATTCAAGAAACAGGTGCTCACGCCGTGAAGCTTGAGGGTGCTGATGAAGTTATTGAAAAAATCACTGCCCTCACAAGAGCAGGAATACCAGTTTGTGGGCATCTTGGGTTAACTCCTCAATCTGTAGGAGTATTAGGTGGATATAAAGTTCAAGGAAAAGATGCAACAGCTGCCAGGAAATTACTAGATGATGCAAAAAAGTGTGAGGAAGCAGGAGCATTCGCCATTGTACTTGAATGCGTGCCAAAGCAACTTGCGGAGGAAGTATCAAAACTTCTATCCATTCCTGTTATCGGTATAGGAGCTGGGGTTGAAGTTGATGGTCAAGTACTCGTCTATCATGACATTTTAGGTTATGGTGTGGAAAGAGTGCCTAAGTTTGTGAAACAATATTATTCCTTAAATCCGTTTATTATTGAGTCCATACAAGCATATGTAAAGGAAGTTAAGTCGAACCAGTTTCCGGAGGATAAGCATTCCTTTACGATGAAAGAACGAGAGCTTAGCGGTCTTTACGGAGGATTAAAATGAAAGTTATAAACACGATTCAGGAAATGCAAACTGAAATAATAAAGCTCAAGTCCCATTCCAAATCAATCGGGTTTGTGCCAACGATGGGATATTTACACGAAGGTCATTTAACTCTATTAAAAAGAGCGAGAGTAGAAAATGATATTGTTGTTTTAAGTATTTTTGTAAATCCATTGCAATTTGGTCCGACAGAGGATTTTTCTAGCTATCCTAGGGATTTGGCTAGAGATCAAACATTGGCTGAGTGTGAGGGAGTTGACTTTCTTTTTTATCCTTCAGTAGAAGAAATGTATCCGCATTCTTTATCAGTTAGAGTAGTAGTGGAGGAACGTACAGATGTGTTGTGTGGGAAATCTAGACCTGGACATTTTGATGGTGTGGCTACTGTGTTAACAAAGCTTTTTAATATTGTAATGCCAACAAGAGCTTATTTTGGTAAAAAGGATGCCCAACAGGTTGCTGTAGTTGAGGGGTTAGTTACTGATTTTAATTATCCGATAGAATTAATTCCAGTGGATATAGTCCGGGAAGATGATGGTCTAGCAAAAAGCTCTCGTAACGTCAATCTACTGCCTGATGAGCGAAGGCAGGCAAGTGTTCTTTATAAAAGTTTAGCAGTAGCAAAACTAGCTGTAGAGGGGGGAGAACGGAATCCCCATGTTATCAAAAACTTAATCTCAAACATGATTCAATCAGAAACGAGCGGCCTAATTGATTATGTGGAGATTTACTCTTATCCTCAGTTAAAACAGGTGGATAATTTAGACGGTACCTGTATCATTGCACTTGCTGTTAAATTTTCAAAGGTCCGGTTAATAGATAATGTCATCCTAGAAGTAGGGCAGGAGTTTGGAGGAGGAAAATAATGTTTCGTCACATGATGAATGGGAAAATCCATCGCGCAACAGTAACAGAAGCGAACCTCAATTATGTCGGCAGTATAACCATAGATGAGGATTTACTTGATGCCGTGGGGATGGTTGCAAATGAAAAGGTTCAAATTGTTAATAATAATAATGGTGCACGGCTTGAAACGTATATTATTCCAGGAGAAAGAGGCAGCGGCGTTATTTGCTTAAATGGTGCTGCCGCTCGACTCGTACAAAAGGGTGATATCGTTATTATCATCTCATATTGCTTAGTCTCCGAAGAAAAAGTCCAAAGTCATCATCCTAAAGTTGCGATTATGGATGAACATAACAGGATAAAAGAATTAATTTATGCAGAACCCGCCTTAACAATTATGTAATGAATCCCCGTTATCGGGGATTTTTTCTTTTTTATTAATAATTTTATATACTAATTAAGTAAGGTTTTCTTTTTCTTTTTACTTTTTTTATGATACCGTTTTAATGAAGGTATGAGGTGTTATATGGAATGAAGAATAAATTTGTTGTAGTTGATTTAGAAACTACAGGAAATAACCCCAAAAAAGGGGATAAAATAATCCAATTTGCCGCTGTGGTCATTGAAGACGGAAAAATCACGGAAAGTTTCTCGTCTCTAATTAATCCACAAAGGTCAATCCCTACTTTTATTGAAGAATTGACTGGCTTAGAGGATAAGATGGTGAAGGATGCCCCATTATTTGCAGAAATAGCCCCAAAGGTTAACGAATTATTAGAGGGAGCTTATTTTGTTGCTCATAATGTGCTATTTGATTTGTCATTTTTACAGGAAGAATTAATTCAAGCTGGATTTGAGGGCTTTTATGGATCAGTCCTAGACACAGTTGAAATGGCAAGAATCATTTTTCCTACTGCTGACGGCTATAAGCTATCTGACCTAGCAGTTAGAGAAGACCTGCAACATGATCGGCCACATCAGGCAGACAGCGATGCACAGGTTACTGCTGAGCTTTTTCTAATCCTTGTAAATCGATTATCTCAATTACCTATTTTGACGCTTACTCAGCTTTCTCAGCTTTCGGGAGGACTAAAGAGCGATTTACAACTGTTAATTGATGAAATCATTTCGGAGATAGATTCAAGTTTCGAGAATTGGCATGATACACTTGAAATATGCAATACACTTGCCTTGAAAAAAACGCCCAATCAATCAACTAATAAACAATATCAGGATGGTTACAATTATCCGACCAGCAAAGAAGAAAAGATAGAGATGGTAAAAAGTGGTTTTACATCCTATGAAAATAGAATCGGACAATTTCAAATGATGGACGGGGTTTACCAAGCCTTCCATTCTGAAAAGCATACACTTATTGAGGCAGGAACAGGTGTCGGCAAATCCCTAGGTTATTTGCTGCCCATTGCTTATTTTTCAAAGCAGAATAGGCTTCCTGTTGTAGTAAGTACACATACTATCCAGCTTCAAGAGCAACTCATTCAAAATGAAATACCCTTATTAGCAAAGATTCTCCCATTCGATGTGAAATCCGTACTGCTAAAAGGCAGGAATCATTATATTAGTTTAGAAAAATTTGCACTTTCCTTACTAGAGGAAAATGATAATTACGATACTACATTGACAAAAATGCAAATTCTCGTATGGCTAACGGAAACAAATACCGGAGATCGTGATGAGTTGAATTTATCTAGCGGCGGAAATATCTTTTGGAATAAAATCAAGAATGAACAAACAATCTTTGCGGTGAATAAACTTTGGCTGGAGAGAGATTTTTATTTAAGAGCTAAGAACGAGGCCCAGAATGCAGATATTATCATTACGAATCATTCTTTGCTATTAAGCAATCTATCGGCTGAGAAAACTTTTTTACCAGACTTTGATTATGCGATTATTGATGAAGCACATCATTTTGAAAAGGTAGCAAGTCAATATTTTGGCCGCACATTAGATTACCTCACAACTCGGTTGCTATTAAGTCAATTTGGTCAATATGAGCAGCGACTACTATTTCATCAGCTAGAATTGATTCTAGACGTTCTTAATCCAAACAAAGAAGATTTAACGCCAACCGGAACAATCAATCAATTGGCAGCAGATCTATCCTATGAAATGGACGAGTTTTTTAAGCTAACAGCTCTATATGCCAAATCAAAAACCGGTGAAAGAAGAGGTACAAATCGGGCGAAAGTGCGTTTTACAAAGGACAATGGCGGGAAAGAAAAAAATGCACTCGTACATAGTGCCGAGAGGTTTGCCTTTTTATTGAAGGATTTACAGGGTTCAATCTCCGAGCGTTTGGAGATTATTAAGAAAAATAAGGAATCCTTATCAAGTAAGCAAAAAGGAAAAATGGAGGAAATCATATCATTCAGCAACGAACTAGAAGAACTGCGAACTACCGTTCAAGAATGCTTTATTAAAGATTCTAATGATGTTAAATGGATTGAGATTGACTTCCGTTCACAACAGAATGTAACCACCTTCTATGCCCAGCCTGCTTTTGTTGCGGCTTCACTAAGAGAAAGATTTTTTAGAATAAAAAAAGGGGTTGTTCTAACTTCTGCTACCCTTACGGTCAATAATTCGTTTGACTACATGATAAAGGAAATTGGGCTTGGGAAAGAAACTACTCTGACCATGACCATCCCTTCACCTTTTGATTATAAAAAACAGGTTCAGCTATTAATACCTGAAGATTTGCCAGAAGTAAATGCATCAAGTCTAGAGGATTATGTCATTGGAATTACGGAGCATATTATAACGATTGCAGAGGCAACCAAAGGTAGAATGCTGATTCTCTTTACGGCTCACGACATGTTAAGGAAAACATATGAACTTATTAAAGAAAGTGGATTTCTTAATGATTATGCAATGATAGCCCAAGGGATTACAAGCGGCAGTCGCTCAAGACTTACGAGGAATTTCCAACGTTATGAAAAAGCAATACTACTAGGGACAAGCAGCTTTTGGGAAGGTGTAGATATTCCAGGGGAGGATTTATCCTGTCTGATTATTGTCAGGCTGCCATTTAGTCCTCCAGACGAACCATTAACAGAGGCAAAGTGTCAGGTAATCAAACAGCAGGGTGGAAATGCTTTTATGGAGTATTCGTTACCTGAAGCGATTCTTAGATTTAAACAGGGGTTTGGACGACTAATTCGCACGGAAAAAGATCGGGGAATATTGATAGTGTTTGATAAAAGGATTATTTCTGCAAAATACGGCAAGGATTTTTTGAAGTCTATTCCAAACGTCCCTATGAAAAAGGGAAATATTGACGAATTAGTTGAAATAATTTATAAATGGCTATAATGAAAATTGGGAAAATTACACATCCTAATAGTATGGAGGTATGTGTATGAGAAAATTATTACTTGTAGCAGCAATCTTTTTTCAATTGACTTCGATCGGAAGTGCCTCTTCTTTAGAATATGGTAATGTGGAAAGTGTCGATTTAAATTTGAAAGACCATGAGATTGCTGTTACTTTTCTGGGATTAGATGACGGTGAGGCGACCCTTATTCAAGGTTCCACTGGAGAAAATATTTTGGTTAATACCGGTGGAGAAGAAACAAGTGAGGAATTACGGGAAGTGCTGGGGACATATGGTGTGAAAGAAATTTCAACCATAATCATCACAGATACTCAAAATCTATTTGTTGATGAACTTACACAAATTATTTCACAATATAAAGTTAGGCAATTGATCTCAACACCTGAAATTGCAAATGAATTATCTGGAATTACAGAAGTAGAAATAGTTCCTTGGAAAGAAGGGACAACACAGGTCCTATTTCCTGATTTATCTGCAGAGGTTCTTTTTGCAGGAAGAGAAAAGAATGAGGGGATAGATTTTACGCTGCAATTTTTTAAGCATCGTCTATTTTTGATGACATCCTCTAGTCAACGAGTGGAAGAGAAATTATTAACGAAAAACCTAGATGACGTTACAATTTTTAAGGTACCTAACTGGGCTAAGGAAGATTCTTTATCGGAGAAGTTGATTCAGTATGTGAACCCACAAATTTCGATTCTCTTTGAATCCGAGGAACATCAACCCGACCCTGATATCATCTATGACTTGCAGGATACATGGTCAGAAGTCTTTTTTACAAAAAAACATGGTACAATTACAATTAAATTTACTGAAAATAACTATGAAGTATTCACCTTTCCAGTAGAAAAGGAAGACTATAGCTGATATTATTGCTTTAAAGAGATAAAGGAGGAATAGTATGGAGTCAAAGATAGAAGTCCTCTCCACTGTAAAACTTCAGCATAGTCCGGACTTATATAAAATTGTTGATGCTCTCAATCGAACATTAAAACAACAGGACTTGATGTTCGGATTGGCACTTGACCAAGAAGATCAAAGTAAAGCAGTTTTTACCATTTATCGTACATAAAGATGTAAAGCGAAGGCGACTGTCCACCTTTGACGGATTGAAACCACCGAAGAGTTAGGAGCCGTAGCTGGAAGAAGTGGAGTACAATGAAAAAAATTATTTTATTTCTAGTATTAATTATCGTTATTTGTGTTGGGGTATTTATTAAAGTATATGCAAGTGCCCAAGAGCCTCTAAAGGCTGCTGAAGAAAAGGCAGTTTCTTTGGCAAATGAAAAGGTCAAGTTAAGTGAAGTAGAGGATTTCCATATCTATCATGGAAATGAGACTGTTAGTGTCCTTGAGGGGAAAAATAATAAGGGTGAAAATATCATCGTATGGATTCCAGAAAAGAGTAAAAAAGTAATCTGGGACAAACGGAAAAATGGTATATCTAAAGAGGATGCTGTTCAAAGATTGTTGGATGAAAAAAGTCCACAAAAGATTATCTCTGTAAAATTAGGAATGGAAAATAATATCCCATTATGGGAAATTTATTACCGTTCTGAAAATAATTTAATAAATTATTATTATGTACATTTTAAAACAGGTGAATGGCTAAAAAAAATCGAAAATTTATAGTTTCATTGGAGCAGGAGGAATAAAAAATGGTGGTAAATTTAGCAAACAGAGTAATGGCGCTTACACCGTCAACAACCTTAGCGATTACAGCAAAGGCAAAAGAATTAAAAGAACAGGGCGAAGATGTAATTGGATTAGGTGCGGGTGAGCCCGATTATAACACTCCGCAGCATATTTTAGACGCGGCTGTACGGTCCATGAATGAAGGACATACGAAGTACACTCCTTCTGCAGGCCTGCCAGCTTTAAAGGCTGCAATCATTGAAAAATTAGCAAGAGACCAAGGTCTTACTTATAAACCAAATGAAATCATTGTAGGGAACGGAGCAAAACATGTTTTATATACGCTGTTTCAAGTTCTCTTAAATGAAGGTGACGAAGTTATCATCCCAACTCCTTACTGGGTTAGCTATCCTGAACAAGTTAAATTAGCGGGTGGTATTCCGATTTACGTGGAGGGATTAGAGTCACAGCAATTTAAGATTACACCTGACCAATTAGAAGCGGTGATTACGGAGAAAACAAAAGCCGTTATCATCAATTCGCCAAGTAATCCTACAGGTGTTATTTATTCCGCTGAGGAACTGCAGGAATTAGGCAGATTATGCCTTAAAAGAGATATTTTAATTGTATCTGATGAAATTTATGAAAAACTCATTTATGGTGAACATAAGCATGTATCAATTGCACAGCTTTCTCCGGAGTTAAAGGAGCAGACAATTGTTATCAATGGAGTTTCTAAATCACATTCCATGACAGGATGGCGGATTGGATATGCTGCAGGAAACAGGGAGATTATAGAGGCAATGACTAACCTAGCGAGTCATAGTACTTCAAATCCAACAACCACTGCTCAGTATGCTTCTATTGCGGCCTATAATGGCCCGCAAGAGCCAGTTGAAGAAATGCGTCAGGCGTTTGAACATCGATTAGAAGTGATATACGATAAGTTAGTTTCAATTCCAGGCTTTACCTGCGTCAAGCCTCAAGGTGCATTTTATTTATATCCAAACGCAAAAGGCGCTGCGCAAATTTCAGGATACCAAGATGTGGATGCATTTGTT from Neobacillus sp. CF12 encodes:
- the mgsA gene encoding methylglyoxal synthase, with protein sequence MNIALIAHDNKKNDLVQFATAYQTIFAKHNLFATGTTGLRIQEATGLPITRYQSGPLGGDQEIGAMIAKNKMDAIFFFRDPLTAQPHEPDVTALVRLCDVYSIPLATNMGTAELLIRGLDEGFLEWRNIIHETGESDER
- the bshB1 gene encoding bacillithiol biosynthesis deacetylase BshB1 gives rise to the protein MSDKPLHILAFGAHADDVEIGMGGSVAKLTASGKRIGICDLTDADLSSNGTIEIRKQEAKKAAEILGVTERLSLGFPDRGLLHKAEYIRGIASVIRKYQPKIVFAPYFEDRHPDHGNCARLVEEAVFSAGIRKYQTENFQAPHKVSRVYFYMINGFHKPDFTIDISDTMEQKVAALRSYKSQFEQTETSVETPLVNGYIETVEAREKLFGQQVGVEFAEGFKSKVPILLNRDLIGD
- the bshA gene encoding N-acetyl-alpha-D-glucosaminyl L-malate synthase BshA, yielding MRKLKIGITCYPTVGGSGVVATELGKMLAELGHEIHFISSSIPFRLNRIYHNIFYHQVEVNQYSVFQYPPYDIALASKMAEVANRENLDILHVHYAIPHAVCAILAKQMSNVDVKIVTTLHGTDITVLGYDPSLSEAIKFGIEKSDIVTAVSKSLIEQTHELIQPDKQIETVYNFIDERIYQKRDANHLKKEFGIKDDEKVVIHVSNFRPVKRVQDVVKTFARISAAMPAKLLLVGDGPEMTPVCRLVKKLGLTDKVHLLGKQENLDELYSISDLKLLLSEKESFGLVALEAMACGVPCIGTNVGGMPEVIENGKTGYICELGDIDDISTKAVFLLSNPQIHRQFSENGVSVVTTKFRAQQIVGQYEQLYYKLLN
- a CDS encoding CCA tRNA nucleotidyltransferase, which produces MKEPFLSAVPVLERIETAGFEAYFVGGSVRDFLLNKEINDVDIATSATPEEVKQIFSKTVDIGIEHGTVLVIYQNQSYEITTFRSEAEYEDYRRPKEVSFIRSLTEDLQRRDFTMNAIAMDKDGNIIDPFHGRKAINNQVIQTVGKAADRFQEDALRMMRAVRFVSQLSFKIEEETLNALIDLVHLLENIAVERKHAEFDKLLIGNNRKQALKLILQTNIFSYLPGLSNREERIKLMLEYKFETLHTCEMWALLVFFLEIENRAIEEFLRGWRIPLKEIREIQLILQYLRKRFKGSWSKYDLYAATKDIFVSSENLFLVINGIEDNDTLQHYLEVYEGLPIKARSEMNITGNDLMDWFNKSGGPWVKELLFKVEQAIVAGNLENNKKIIKEWLMECNHN
- a CDS encoding biotin--[acetyl-CoA-carboxylase] ligase, encoding MQSQLRKDLLDAFTNADGAYLSGQHIAELIGCSRTAVWKHIEELRKEGFELEAVRRKGYRIVKTPEKITADELRLGLTTKFIGKNVHYEESVESTQKIAYLLAYEDAPEGTVIIAEEQLSGRGRMDRKWHSPKYTGIWMSIILRPNIPLPKAPQLTLLAAVAIVQAIEDLTGLLPEIKWPNDILIKGKKVTGILTELEAEADRINSIIIGIGMNVNQTKDDFPSELQQIATSLSLEKGEKVARADLIKGIFMNLEKLYLLYLEEGFLPIKLLWESYAISIGKNITARTLTHSIIGKAQGITDDGVLIIEDEQGKTHHVYSADIEL
- the panB gene encoding 3-methyl-2-oxobutanoate hydroxymethyltransferase, giving the protein MKQSTDFLKMKESNEKVVMLTAYDYPSAKQAEEAGVDVILVGDSLGMVVLGYDSTIPVTLEDMIHHTKAVKRGAKDTFIVVDMPFLTYHLSIKDTLLNAGRLIQETGAHAVKLEGADEVIEKITALTRAGIPVCGHLGLTPQSVGVLGGYKVQGKDATAARKLLDDAKKCEEAGAFAIVLECVPKQLAEEVSKLLSIPVIGIGAGVEVDGQVLVYHDILGYGVERVPKFVKQYYSLNPFIIESIQAYVKEVKSNQFPEDKHSFTMKERELSGLYGGLK
- the panC gene encoding pantoate--beta-alanine ligase, which produces MKVINTIQEMQTEIIKLKSHSKSIGFVPTMGYLHEGHLTLLKRARVENDIVVLSIFVNPLQFGPTEDFSSYPRDLARDQTLAECEGVDFLFYPSVEEMYPHSLSVRVVVEERTDVLCGKSRPGHFDGVATVLTKLFNIVMPTRAYFGKKDAQQVAVVEGLVTDFNYPIELIPVDIVREDDGLAKSSRNVNLLPDERRQASVLYKSLAVAKLAVEGGERNPHVIKNLISNMIQSETSGLIDYVEIYSYPQLKQVDNLDGTCIIALAVKFSKVRLIDNVILEVGQEFGGGK
- the panD gene encoding aspartate 1-decarboxylase, with amino-acid sequence MFRHMMNGKIHRATVTEANLNYVGSITIDEDLLDAVGMVANEKVQIVNNNNGARLETYIIPGERGSGVICLNGAAARLVQKGDIVIIISYCLVSEEKVQSHHPKVAIMDEHNRIKELIYAEPALTIM